ctaggaaatactggtgtacaggcctcataactattcgtcagggccacagtaaagaaaataacagcaatgagtgagaaactagactaacagccttccaaggtttcttctaacactaagattctgctaagattccattgatcaatgaatctgattggtgcacatctcccaaacacatcagagcctattattctccagtcctatcagatatcatactacttgtttaagattttacattgacttgttcataatttttgcatatatttgttaagtccttttcttaaggctttcaaaaatcacaatcatgccttacacctgttagactcttttagtcctcgcacaatgtcctgtacatactgggccatcaaaatgcctcTTTGAAATCTCCTCTCAAATCAGTCTCCTAACgttgtgcctcttctttgccactcacgtctatgtcttacctatcaccgtacaatcactgaccatacctgcaccacattcatgtcccctgacctagacctagaggagggctctgtgcatacctaaaaatatgaataaagaaatccttcccatatcatgaggctgttaactttccaagtgatgctgattcattctgataatcaaattatgactgtggaagactgctttaatcactggaaatataattattctaactgcctggctcgtatataccccttacccaggtggctgccaccatcatgaacaaacatggagccaactgaaaaatggtttctccccaccacatcttttccaccctggtggtctttcctccccaggtattcattgtctttataccaccttctgactgtctacatgagaattagggcatgtgtaggggtaaaacccttcaaaatgccagacacctcaccagacattttaccttgtcaaatcatttaattcttatgattggagtaagcattatctacatttttcagatgaggaaaacttttttcaaaagtttagttatttgcccaaacttctaaatgataaccttgggatttgaaaccagatctacctggcttcaaaatctatacattttacaaggaaaacaacaacatcatctttcttacacaagccttgaaataatacaacctacaggaaacaacttcagttgaggaggattactgtcacaatggccctaggaccatcttatcctccaacctctaaaagctttctcattcctataattaaactctatacgtccaatatcaacaaataccaataggggggaggtaagtcctaaaatgcttagataagcttctagacagattaaatgtcttatttggatcatgattttctttagaaagatcagccttaagtgactctttctaagaaacagatctaacctaattcctttcattcttaaaactttctaaggatccccactattaatggtctaatgctactttggctcatgacttcctttaagatttgctggcctctccaacaggcccatccccctccaacttcacactttacaacaccaactattcacattctcctgccctccccaaatatcctttcttcatgtttccatttctctgaacacatttcttctgactgccagcttcccccaccaccccagcctgtctaatcaacaacaaaccacatgtcagactcctgtttgccctttgcctgtgcttcaaacacatctcaaccactttctgaccttactgatcacccttccaaccataataaatgcatttatggacaataatgttctaccatcaaataaatacctctctttctgccattatcttactgtgtttcaagtgaatgctgttatctccctgccagaatgaaaggttctgaaaggaagaacaaagtttttacaggtgtgcaaatgtccagccttggtagatagcaaatcttcctcatgtgctaaaccaagtagccaataaagccacacccctatggcttttgtttcaggagctatctactcaaagggtcaagagtcattttcataaagacattttaagtttttcacttcatgaccagaagccacttaaaaactaataaataatcaacattctaactgaagaaactatgtcaaacttaccatcttagacaaataaagcaagaatgaatataacaagaaaagtatgttgtccaaaagggtggcatctgctggctcttcgacctttatctctagttggttttctgtatcagcagcatcaacaggagtacctcctgttataagtagctctaaaattgaaaggggaaatggctattttattttatgctatagaataagaactgtctctcttcagtttcaatattcatcgagtgtttcactaaatatatgagtcacagtgcctagtgcaggtgaggcactggtagaacacttgcctagtgcaggtgaggcactgggttcgatcctcagcatcacataaaaagagattaaatactaaaaaaaaaaggttatgctAGTCACTCCACACCCACATGATCTAGTACAGGTATTTTATGATTaagaaattatgtttaataaagcccttttataattttaacataaaatgtgtACTGTTAACAGGTCTACTTTTGTGCATTAGTTTCTCatttatatctttctcttttgctttttataaaatttcttattgaaCATGCAAACCAATCCCAActgtcctaaaggaaaaaaagaataagcaataTCCTTTCATACTGTAGcccaaaagaatgaataaaggaacATATGGGGCTCCTGAGTCAGCCTTCTTTCTCCTTTAGGCACATGGAAACTGAACAGAACTTTACAATAATACACGAAAACATCTGGAAGAACAACTCCTTTTCTCCAGCCCAAGCCACAGGCAGGAATTTACCTTCAGCGTTAGCCCAGATTTCCTCTAGAGGAGGCGCTGTTATCAATGGAACAGTCTCCTCCACTGTGGAGTGCTTGTACCTCACAAAATAGATCAAGTCTTGGATATCATCAAGCACTGCAGCCTCTTCAAATATGTTACTTTCCTTTATTCCTGAGTCTGTATTATCATTCACACGATTATCAAGCATTTGCTCTGCTACGCTCAAAATGTGTGACTCAGAGGCACGGAAGACCTTATCTAGAACTTTTTCTAGATAATAGGGCATTAGGTTATAGGGCAGGCTCTCCTGCTGTGCTGACTTCAGCTTTAAAGACATTTCTTGCAACATGGCTTCCAGTTCTTGGACATTAATGTACTTCAGGAAGCGTTGCAAGGACTTTTGTTCTATAAAGAAGCTGCGGATTATGGGCAAGTCTTCCTCCTGATTGCTAAGCTCTGGCTTTAGGGCTATATGTGGACTCTGTGGGAATATATCATCTTCAAGGTCTGCAGAAGCAGGACCCTGGCTTTTTGCGTCTGTGATATGCCCTATGTCCTCAAGGTCCTCTTTTGAGGTTTCTTTTCCAGTAGCTTTTTCTGTAGACCCTAAAGTGTTCAGATGTTCCTTAGGGTTGTCTTTTTCAAGATCGTCAGAATCTTTATCCTGAAATACTTCACTTATCCCTGAAGTCTGAGTGTTTTCCTCGTCACTTCTGTCAAACAGTCCCTGGGCTTCCTCATCTGCCAGAggactttcctcctttcccatttccatatcacctcgttccttgtccatcatgtctacccttttggctgtggtttcagttttctttaaaatcttccaaattatactcatttcttgtttgttttctttggtttctagataaggattgatttcttttttcaaaagtttataagcatcagtcttctcctgttcgtttgagacctgagaaatgttgctggttttgtttttttttcactttctggcactttcaatttatctggtagtatttcttcaaaaagttcaaatgaagtttgttcaccctgagcattacctgtttgactatctgcatgaggatggttcttctgagccaaaaattgttcctcaagatccacagtgttttctgagaatgcactttcaatttcttgtgagtttgctactactggtttaggttcaggttcaacatcctgggagacttcaggaaattgtcccactttttctatagctttctcagaatcttcatttgcagaatcaTACAATTCCCAAAATTCTAGAAGTTCTTCTacgttataattatcaaaatcatctactccaacatcaaaacaaacaaaatctgtctcctaaaaggaaaagaaaaccattaatgtgtcaataacaaagtatcacaaaagcaaactcatccacgctcccaaattcaggattggttctaaagaatctttgaggtcaaCCAGATTACCCTCTTCCAACCCCCACTGCCTAACTccatctatggctgagtaaatctgtctttttctagactacagtgttagaaagtctattctttctttctttctttttttaacatgggtcatattctttaaaaagcataatgagtaaaaatggtgacaatttggtctccaattgcctgactcttgggtctctctcaatttgctctgaacataagtagggaaaggcaaggtatcacttataggatcctccagctcttaatatctacacctatgtttcagaaatttaactcttaatcatttgctcaggagaagctggaagatcctgcAGCCTTGAGAAAGatgaatcagttttaaagtatcttactgagatacaagtacattggatggaataaagaatgatattaaggaggctcctcacattactattaccacaagaacaaactgaaaacaagattcaacaaggtatacacctttctcttcatcagggtttcacagtcactaagatctctctcaggattatgtgtatattatctagtcttccttcttgctactagtaagcaaattgatataaaaggagccatagtatgaatggacatgtttttaaaaaatttccattcctaattaaatctccataatattctgcgggggttccaggggtgggggaggcagttcaacgtagtagggatgagtgatttcctctcctcatcacatgcatttctaagccatgagggatgcatgtaatgggaaatacaataagaaggcagagttcaaaacaaatgagttctctgtaatcagtgaactgctgtcacagcttaaatcccaagaactctctttaccaacaatgaagtccaacaagcaacagaagtgattttatggcccctgagattataaagaaattttaggaacagcaacaacaaacaggatgactttatccattcagtccatctaatctaagaactgtcctagcctagcagcttgcatattctacagccactacaaagagctgcccaaagatgtttcagtgttggtgggcatcaattactatacaatttaaaactctagaaaataatcagctgaagtgagaattctagaacacgaaatcctttcagtcacaaaatcaatttaagtcagagcaccatacaggaatgttgtataaaggaagcagttggggccttaaaagatctgagactgaacatcacctgaaatgctcaggtccccttttccaaatctataacatgACTATGATGATCCCATAtatgactaagaataagaaaacctttgtaagtacatatttctaacctagtataaaagttagagtttattaatttaacctaaatatacttaaaatgtctaataactatccaatgagatttgcctgtaaaatgaaattatttgcctcttagaatatctgtttcaatatattagacaactctcagattataatataatcacccttgaatgcctttcaaactttttttttttacaggtagtctgatttcaaatgaaaatctgacacacaaatgttagattgccccccaaacacattataaaacattcagaagcagttaactgaatataactgatggatttataagccagtttacaattgagaacaaaaaagaaatccataacttaCATCTGTTGGAATTTGTAGCTCTTCTTTAATATATCCACGAACTACcttgatgaaatcttttggaaagtatccaaacatacggccaacctatagtgcaaaagagacaaatatcaaataaattctgtacaaggaatataaataagagatttctcagaagtggcaggaaatatacacataatagataggtatatggtataaccaagaaagaaagttgctataacaattacactgagattattattccaaataaaaataaagtacagaactattaaagcaacatttccaaccactgaagttttcttttttacatttagcttaattctcaacacagagcatataaagttaagacttctgaagtaaataaaagatctgcatagaagattattggatactatatggttaaaactatgtaaatcaaagctggttataaatgcaattccaaataacctctagcaacaatttacctgtacattttgtagcattgctcataaaccaatatttatgtctttcttaaccaatacacaatattcataaaaattaataagtaaaaacaatacaaaaatctctagaatgtattaccactatagcagatgtattgatagtatatgctttcctagctttgtccaaatctacttttacaagcacttggggagtgctgagggccattgtcaagtaggaatgaagcttcaaaatttccttgccagcgtaccccatgttaaatggatttcgctgttgacattacatgtaaggtgaccttgctcaaggaccaaggcagatccgggtttagagctgatcaggtttgaggaagtatcccactccttagggtgttcctggtttaagacaaaaggagttttagggaagttggaggttgaagatgatTGCTGTTGGGAGTAGGGcatgcctgcagcctgagttcccactgagttctactggagaaaaagtttttaggagatGTATTGTttgggagattggattgcccctgaacctgtgtggaggcggtgtgagtcgggaataaagaattgctgtttgaatctacaaggctgtgagtgcctcctgattctgtgcccagccaagactgcggcattatggtggcccgtacgtgggatgtctgaagcttgggggtaagtgaatttgctcgctcctgaaggagagcaaaaaaatgggtgaccatttcaaaaaacaatgtgttcttgttttgatttattttgttttcatttcaagtggcctgttcctaaaactttctcaggaaaactgggaaaaatggttgactcaaggtttgaagttgttcgcctccaaggaagaaaaattgttagaggaagaaggtaccccagtaagaccaagaaaaactatggcatgtgttgatacaatacaaaaatgtagcccatggctttataaagatgagttattaagtatatcaatgggaccattatggtatcctgtagaaggatttttcttcaacaagaaagagatggctagttctgttcactatacttgtcttggtttttacagacagctgatttatttacaaagctaaaatgttaaaatatcaaccagtaaatatgaaatcaagtactctttacttattaagttccataaggtaatatatttaaacattatgtgtgttttcataaattggcaaatggaaaaatgtttaatattgctttggtctgtgtctttgctgaaacaaggttactaagtgttaagattctatcatgtgtaatttatatacagagagtataagaagtttcagctgggtttcaattacagtataacagtaccttaaaaaacatgaaagtatttcatcttattaaagtggagtaattttataagggttgttttagaatgtgaatttataaaaagggttaatggttaaaaaagagatataaaaagattcaagatgtggaaatatattttaatataaaaggttaaaggaaaaagaaatgtttctagttgagataatctctgtgtggtaaagtgaaaagttgtaaaatgtcatttaaaaagattttcaggaaactagacttaatttaaaagcttgagaaaggtagaaagaaaaaaaaggtatttgtacatggaagATTGAGaaaaagcttcttaatggagtaaaaaagagcctttggttgaagggcagccatgtaaactaatattaagcgatttaaacaaaatctaagcctcgtttaaaagagtgaagctgtaggtggtgaaaaagtacatttaaaagtacagtatagatgataaatgaaatgctttaaaaggttaaattgaaggttgttgagataccttcatggcgggaaaaaaaattgctttactcatcaaactattaaaatatacttattaaactaaaaagagggagatgagataatctttgttaaagtaaaaagttataaaatgcctaagtacattgcaaaaagctttaaaaggttaaattgaaggtggttaagatgccttcatgatggaggaaaaaaaatataacccatgaaaatgggaagataataagataaaagatttagataaagaagattaaaaatttgaagtggaaaacttcaaaaacagaagtacaaaaaggtaaaaaaaaagagagaagatgtagaaaggtaaaaaagatataggaagataaaaagatgtagaaagacaagaattttatacccacaaaataggaaacaaaagaaaactaggagagaagaaagcaactaagggtaaatataaaaaccttagaagaaaactagaagacagaaataagatagaaaatggttaaaaatgtcaagtaaaggtatttcagatagaaaatacaaaaggctaagacaactatggtttcaaaccacatctaaaaattaaaaggactaaagtaattctaaaaactaaggcaaaatgcttttgaaagacttaaatttaaaaggatcttaaaggggtatatacccccaaagataaacttaaaataaccctttttttactctaaactttttaaatttggattcatcaggacttaatgctgtGGAAAGACACATGtatccaaaaaaatgtacataagcctaaggtactttggaaagatattctaacaggacattggaaagctcctgatccagtgtttgtctggagtcggggttctgtttttgtgtttccacagggagaacagcagccgatttagattccagagacactaacgaaaacaatttctacagaccaaaaagaagataatttgactcaaatccataacagctgatattcagagctccagcttggctattcttacatctgcgacagtgattaaccacggtgccttttttcaatatctattttattattgcatttttcccacatcataaagttgtattttattttttgagctcatacaaacctaggttaatgtttttctgatcaactttgttttttgactgttttattttttgactgtggagtttttaaacattgcaatggagattttacctaggtaaagctacaaggctgttattattgtcttatgtgttgtatgttctgtgtgcactgttttgtgttgcatgtcagtatgtgtgtatgtctatatttttatatgaggagcgctcatgaaaaaatggatccgaatttttttttattcacgtgatttaagtggtttaatctaaattaggtaaacagctgttaatgactgttttcaaaggtggttaacagaactgtttgcttactattgtttttaaaggtgattaacagatctgtttgtttactttcacttttccttttcattatatttaataattctgttcaggataatgtctctttaacattattgccagaattcccatctccatcccagtgccagtaaagactaagaaaaccaaactacagcttctatgatagctatcacagtaaagtgtataaactgatgcatcaatgaatataactcaacaagtaatgctcaatcaaggaatTGATTTACTtttggaggaaatggacatattgatagactcctccgatttgaactgcttgcagaacttgcctggactatatatgagttgcatgcattgtgaactatcgtctggtgcagcgaattgtggtactgctggcatatccttgctgatggtgtcaccagtgatgcaatttccttgccagcacaccccatgttaattgtggtaatgctggcatctttgctgatggtgtcaccagtgacacaatttttccaaaggagccgtcaattggcttggtgtcgtggcatttctctatcctcctcccttctactagtgatagtctaaaatttgggggccaacagaggtgaggcaagaacctcacccccccccactggcaccaaggttaaatttgggggccaacagaggtgaggcaagaacctcacccccccacactggtgcttaggcctatccacaagcatggatgaatgctggactggtagtcagtgacgggttgatctggttgcagtggattcaacccaagacaggaaactgacgtctaaagatcagttctcccatgacgggtaagaaccatatgttgaattgaacaacctaccaggcacagtcctttagccacattgcttgttgtttaattaatcagaaggggggagaaaattaatgctgcagtcttggctgggcacagaatcaggaggcattcacagccttgtagattcaaacagcaattctttattcccgactcacaccacctccacacaaggttcaggggcaatccaatctcccgaacaattcacctcctaaaaactttttctccaggagaactcagcgggaactcaggctgcaggcacgccctactcccagcagcaatcatcttcaacctccaacttccctaaaactccttttgtcttaaaccgggaacaccctaaggagtgggatacttcctcaaacctgatcagctctaaacctggatctgccttggtccttgagcaaggtcacctaacatgcaatgtcaacagtgaaatccatttaacatggggtacgctggcaaggaaattttgaagcttcattcctacttgacaatggccctcagcaggggagaaaataaaattacaatataatgcatatgaaaccacatatcaagcttcagtttcacccaaaataaatcctctgcagaaaagaaccccatttattttcagcaccaacagttaaattatatgaagttacataaagtgtacaaaaggtatataaagttctccttgagaaagacactcctattactaactactgactaaaaggaacagaagattcttgccaataattaaaggaaactgataggcaaatcaaatgcccaaaaaagaaaattaaaaaaggcatcttatcactacctctaaaatatccctattcatgaatgttcttgttatatctagaaaccatctgagagccagtattagtggtagaatactgccaTGAAGATTAGATAAGACGGAGCAATTAAAAGCTTCATCACTGCAGATAAAGTCTGAGACTCTAGAAAATCAACAACAttgcagaataaaaactaaaaactcaaaaggagaatcattttgaaaactaaagagtttttaatttcttaagtataacacttatgacatgagaggcgagtctgaggggaaatacactattcccttctgatgaaaattctattaaggttaaatttggaaaagggaaagaaaccagagatgtatggagaaagggaacacatttatctcttcttaatctgtgtcaaatgagaccatagattatataaagctccataattacacactgggtggtatcccatttcttgtgatatgaaaaaaaatgatgcagaatcatggaggttcatgactggaaataatttttatatctaattttgcttccatacatCATCCCTGCCAAGGTGCTgttgatttgatttgtgggtggggagccaagaactgccacaagagaacaaattctgcataagctactatcagaacaaatttacttaagtgccactgccctgaaaggaaatattcaaaaggaagatggattagaCAGGGGTCCTTTCCTAACTGAGTTTTTCACTTTATAGGGAGCTCAGATAAAACACAACCTGACTGaaggcaaagaagacaaatgaatgccagaggagcaatgcaaacaAAGTGCCACCCAAACACTCATTCAGTTGGCAAAGATCCTTTCTGGTCAGGTGCTGAAAGCAGGGCtcctcaggaagacaggatgagtgctgccacccagaatggcaagagtcctagggatgaacagagttaacaggctataatgtgagaggagaaaatgcaaatcaagcccaTTTATCCAAAAGCCCAAAGAAGGTGAGAAAGATGACtactacatgaaaaatgccacttaggtacatggaaaaacagttccaagtttaaaggttaccaatcctatttggtatacttgaaagaaacaatagatggttctttatatggagtactgcaactgggactctgtctaaatataaagtttgtacccagaggcaccatgtttcaagatcattccctaagagtcagaaatgacaacaaaatgaaactagttttccatagggattactctttattttctgtcttattttctgctgtgtggtgttttatttagggtgagaACTTTCAAGGATGCAACCCGGAATGTCTCTAAACTGGAACATTCCTACAGTCATCAAAGACCCTTGCTACTATTTTAAGTAAACAATCCacctatcacatttttttaaatgaaaaggacaatactCAT
This region of Ictidomys tridecemlineatus isolate mIctTri1 unplaced genomic scaffold, mIctTri1.hap1 Scaffold_133, whole genome shotgun sequence genomic DNA includes:
- the LOC144372581 gene encoding transport and Golgi organization protein 1 homolog isoform X3, translating into MLMYRGEAVEDFTGPDCRFVNFKKGDPVFVYYKLAEVSPELWAGSVGRMFGYFPKDFIKVVRGYIKEELQIPTDETDFVCFDVGVDDFDNYNVEELLEFWELYDSANEDSEKAIEKVGQFPEVSQDVEPEPKPVVANSQEIESAFSENTVDLEEQFLAQKNHPHADSQTELLITGGTPVDAADTENQLEIKVEEPADATLLDNILFLLYSFLLYLSKMVSLT
- the LOC144372581 gene encoding transport and Golgi organization protein 1 homolog isoform X4; translation: MYRGEAVEDFTGPDCRFVNFKKGDPVFVYYKLAEVSPELWAGSVGRMFGYFPKDFIKVVRGYIKEELQIPTDETDFVCFDVGVDDFDNYNVEELLEFWELYDSANEDSEKAIEKVGQFPEVSQDVEPEPKPVVANSQEIESAFSENTVDLEEQFLAQKNHPHADSQTELLITGGTPVDAADTENQLEIKVEEPADATLLDNILFLLYSFLLYLSKMVSLT
- the LOC144372581 gene encoding transport and Golgi organization protein 1 homolog isoform X5, with product MLMYRGEAVEDFTGPDCRFVNFKKGDPVFVYYKLAEVSPELWAGSVGRMFGYFPKDFIKVVRGYIKEELQIPTDETDFVCFDVGVDDFDNYNVEELLEFWELYDSANEDSEKAIEKVGQFPEVSQDVEPEPKPVVANSQEIESAFSENTVDLEEQFLAQKNHPHADSQTGNAQGEQTSFELFEEILPDKLKVPESEKKTKPATFLRSQTNRRRLMLINF
- the LOC144372581 gene encoding transport and Golgi organization protein 1 homolog isoform X1, with the protein product MSIIWKILKKTETTAKRVDMMDKERGDMEMGKEESPLADEEAQGLFDRSDEENTQTSGISEVFQDKDSDDLEKDNPKEHLNTLGSTEKATGKETSKEDLEDIGHITDAKSQGPASADLEDDIFPQSPHIALKPELSNQEEDLPIIRSFFIEQKSLQRFLKYINVQELEAMLQEMSLKLKSAQQESLPYNLMPYYLEKVLDKVFRASESHILSVAEQMLDNRVNDNTDSGIKESNIFEEAAVLDDIQDLIYFVRYKHSTVEETVPLITAPPLEEIWANAEELLITGGTPVDAADTENQLEIKVEEPADATLLDNILFLLYSFLLYLSKMVSLT